In Mastacembelus armatus chromosome 22, fMasArm1.2, whole genome shotgun sequence, a genomic segment contains:
- the bag5 gene encoding BAG family molecular chaperone regulator 5 isoform X2, which produces MCANVFGVLKSLFGKPFDGGKRMDHGGSQQQQQQHPMEQQQPCHAQHPAMMRLYEVQKEVASLGPQVCTFSGLQNDRDYKRLERELTRLLLEVDQVDTEGKPELQGARKRAAQEVEGLLRYLEENATHPSRVAIEELSNKARQLVDEQVVAPQRTGGVAEINDELVDALQELVLRLTQIKTEGRVPLRKARYRALTRLCAVQDVIEGRTQQQTLSLPLSGDTHEAVDRINQVMVKVSVARSQLVALLMGLSGRDSCTHLSRILTEMQVELDALDVSGNAAIRNYRKQVVEEINGLLKHLDLEGEGDDTRRYDLAQNNSIREIEAVRAHVSHLREGVLRHCAMADLGFRPKAELQSLLTHLDQVDTAKNPCIREARRRAVVEVQAIITFLDLREALARRQPGPSEHPSHRAVWLVLGSLSDLQAQVLGFDGKRADKSYMMLEELLTKQLLALDAVDPQGDEMTKVARKQAVKFAQNILNYLDMKTDEWEY; this is translated from the exons ATGTGCGCGAATGTGTTCGGGGTTTTGAAAAG CCTGTTTGGGAAGCCCTTTGATGGTGGGAAGAGGATGGATCATGGCggctctcagcagcagcagcagcaacacccaatggagcagcagcagccgtgcCATGCGCAGCACCCTGCCATGATGCGGCTGTATGAAGTCCAGAAAGAGGTGGCCTCTCTGGGGCCTCAGGTCTGCACCTTCAGCGGCCTGCAGAACGACCGTGACTACAAACGTTTAGAGCGGGAGCTGACGcggctgctgctggaggtggaCCAGGTGGACACGGAGGGCAAACCAGAGCTGCAGGGGGCACGAAAGAGGGCAGCACAGGAGGTGGAGGGGCTCCTGCGCTACCTGGAGGAAAACGCCACCCATCCGTCTCGTGTGGCCATCGAGGAGCTCAGCAACAAGGCGCGGCAGCTGGTGGATGAGCAAGTGGTGGCGCCTCAGCGCACCGGCGGTGTAGCCGAAATCAACGACGAGCTGGTGGATGCGCTGCAGGAGCTGGTGCTGAGACTCACCCAGATCAAAACAGAAGGGAGGGTGCCGCTTCGCAAAGCGCGCTACCGGGCGCTGACACGCCTGTGCGCCGTACAGGACGTGATCGAAGGGCGCACGCAGCAGCAGACCCTCTCCCTGCCGCTCTCGGGGGACACCCATGAGGCCGTAGACCGCATCAACCAGGTGATGGTGAAGGTGAGCGTGGCCCGCAGTCAGCTGGTGGCTCTGCTCATGGGCCTGAGCGGGAGGGACAGCTGCACCCACCTGTCACGGATCCTGACTGAGATGCAGGTAGAGCTGGACGCTCTGGATGTTTCTGGGAACGCAGCGATCAGAAACTACAGGAAACAGGTTGTGGAGGAGATAAACGGGCTGCTGAAACACCTGGACCTGGAGGGGGAGGGAGACGACACACGCAG gTACGACTTGGCGCAGAACAACTCCATCCGTGAGATCGAGGCCGTGCGAGCTCACGTCTCCCACCTGCGAGAGGGCGTCCTGCGACACTGTGCCATGGCCGATCTCGGCTTCAGACCCAAAGCCGAGCTGCAGAGCCTCCTCACGCATCTGGATCAGGTGGACACGGCCAAGAACCCGTGCATCAGAGAGGCCCGCCGTCGCGCTGTGGTGGAGGTCCAGGCCATCATTACCTTCCTGGATCTCCGTGAGGCCCTAGCCCGCCGCCAGCCGGGCCCCAGCGAGCACCCGTCTCACCGGGCCGTGTGGTTGGTCCTGGGGAGCCTGTCGGACCTTCAGGCCCAGGTGCTGGGCTTCGACGGCAAGCGGGCCGACAAGAGCTACATGatgctggaggagctgctgacCAAACAGCTGCTGGCGCTGGACGCCGTGGACCCACAGGGTGACGAGATGACCAAGGTGGCTCGGAAGCAGGCGGTGAAGTTTGCCCAGAACATTCTCAACTACCTGGACATGAAGACAGACGAGTGGGAGTATTGA
- the bag5 gene encoding BAG family molecular chaperone regulator 5 isoform X1, whose amino-acid sequence MRRAARTRTRSRTQRAAESLFGKPFDGGKRMDHGGSQQQQQQHPMEQQQPCHAQHPAMMRLYEVQKEVASLGPQVCTFSGLQNDRDYKRLERELTRLLLEVDQVDTEGKPELQGARKRAAQEVEGLLRYLEENATHPSRVAIEELSNKARQLVDEQVVAPQRTGGVAEINDELVDALQELVLRLTQIKTEGRVPLRKARYRALTRLCAVQDVIEGRTQQQTLSLPLSGDTHEAVDRINQVMVKVSVARSQLVALLMGLSGRDSCTHLSRILTEMQVELDALDVSGNAAIRNYRKQVVEEINGLLKHLDLEGEGDDTRRYDLAQNNSIREIEAVRAHVSHLREGVLRHCAMADLGFRPKAELQSLLTHLDQVDTAKNPCIREARRRAVVEVQAIITFLDLREALARRQPGPSEHPSHRAVWLVLGSLSDLQAQVLGFDGKRADKSYMMLEELLTKQLLALDAVDPQGDEMTKVARKQAVKFAQNILNYLDMKTDEWEY is encoded by the exons CCTGTTTGGGAAGCCCTTTGATGGTGGGAAGAGGATGGATCATGGCggctctcagcagcagcagcagcaacacccaatggagcagcagcagccgtgcCATGCGCAGCACCCTGCCATGATGCGGCTGTATGAAGTCCAGAAAGAGGTGGCCTCTCTGGGGCCTCAGGTCTGCACCTTCAGCGGCCTGCAGAACGACCGTGACTACAAACGTTTAGAGCGGGAGCTGACGcggctgctgctggaggtggaCCAGGTGGACACGGAGGGCAAACCAGAGCTGCAGGGGGCACGAAAGAGGGCAGCACAGGAGGTGGAGGGGCTCCTGCGCTACCTGGAGGAAAACGCCACCCATCCGTCTCGTGTGGCCATCGAGGAGCTCAGCAACAAGGCGCGGCAGCTGGTGGATGAGCAAGTGGTGGCGCCTCAGCGCACCGGCGGTGTAGCCGAAATCAACGACGAGCTGGTGGATGCGCTGCAGGAGCTGGTGCTGAGACTCACCCAGATCAAAACAGAAGGGAGGGTGCCGCTTCGCAAAGCGCGCTACCGGGCGCTGACACGCCTGTGCGCCGTACAGGACGTGATCGAAGGGCGCACGCAGCAGCAGACCCTCTCCCTGCCGCTCTCGGGGGACACCCATGAGGCCGTAGACCGCATCAACCAGGTGATGGTGAAGGTGAGCGTGGCCCGCAGTCAGCTGGTGGCTCTGCTCATGGGCCTGAGCGGGAGGGACAGCTGCACCCACCTGTCACGGATCCTGACTGAGATGCAGGTAGAGCTGGACGCTCTGGATGTTTCTGGGAACGCAGCGATCAGAAACTACAGGAAACAGGTTGTGGAGGAGATAAACGGGCTGCTGAAACACCTGGACCTGGAGGGGGAGGGAGACGACACACGCAG gTACGACTTGGCGCAGAACAACTCCATCCGTGAGATCGAGGCCGTGCGAGCTCACGTCTCCCACCTGCGAGAGGGCGTCCTGCGACACTGTGCCATGGCCGATCTCGGCTTCAGACCCAAAGCCGAGCTGCAGAGCCTCCTCACGCATCTGGATCAGGTGGACACGGCCAAGAACCCGTGCATCAGAGAGGCCCGCCGTCGCGCTGTGGTGGAGGTCCAGGCCATCATTACCTTCCTGGATCTCCGTGAGGCCCTAGCCCGCCGCCAGCCGGGCCCCAGCGAGCACCCGTCTCACCGGGCCGTGTGGTTGGTCCTGGGGAGCCTGTCGGACCTTCAGGCCCAGGTGCTGGGCTTCGACGGCAAGCGGGCCGACAAGAGCTACATGatgctggaggagctgctgacCAAACAGCTGCTGGCGCTGGACGCCGTGGACCCACAGGGTGACGAGATGACCAAGGTGGCTCGGAAGCAGGCGGTGAAGTTTGCCCAGAACATTCTCAACTACCTGGACATGAAGACAGACGAGTGGGAGTATTGA
- the bag5 gene encoding BAG family molecular chaperone regulator 5 isoform X3 produces the protein MAVRWLCSLFGKPFDGGKRMDHGGSQQQQQQHPMEQQQPCHAQHPAMMRLYEVQKEVASLGPQVCTFSGLQNDRDYKRLERELTRLLLEVDQVDTEGKPELQGARKRAAQEVEGLLRYLEENATHPSRVAIEELSNKARQLVDEQVVAPQRTGGVAEINDELVDALQELVLRLTQIKTEGRVPLRKARYRALTRLCAVQDVIEGRTQQQTLSLPLSGDTHEAVDRINQVMVKVSVARSQLVALLMGLSGRDSCTHLSRILTEMQVELDALDVSGNAAIRNYRKQVVEEINGLLKHLDLEGEGDDTRRYDLAQNNSIREIEAVRAHVSHLREGVLRHCAMADLGFRPKAELQSLLTHLDQVDTAKNPCIREARRRAVVEVQAIITFLDLREALARRQPGPSEHPSHRAVWLVLGSLSDLQAQVLGFDGKRADKSYMMLEELLTKQLLALDAVDPQGDEMTKVARKQAVKFAQNILNYLDMKTDEWEY, from the exons CCTGTTTGGGAAGCCCTTTGATGGTGGGAAGAGGATGGATCATGGCggctctcagcagcagcagcagcaacacccaatggagcagcagcagccgtgcCATGCGCAGCACCCTGCCATGATGCGGCTGTATGAAGTCCAGAAAGAGGTGGCCTCTCTGGGGCCTCAGGTCTGCACCTTCAGCGGCCTGCAGAACGACCGTGACTACAAACGTTTAGAGCGGGAGCTGACGcggctgctgctggaggtggaCCAGGTGGACACGGAGGGCAAACCAGAGCTGCAGGGGGCACGAAAGAGGGCAGCACAGGAGGTGGAGGGGCTCCTGCGCTACCTGGAGGAAAACGCCACCCATCCGTCTCGTGTGGCCATCGAGGAGCTCAGCAACAAGGCGCGGCAGCTGGTGGATGAGCAAGTGGTGGCGCCTCAGCGCACCGGCGGTGTAGCCGAAATCAACGACGAGCTGGTGGATGCGCTGCAGGAGCTGGTGCTGAGACTCACCCAGATCAAAACAGAAGGGAGGGTGCCGCTTCGCAAAGCGCGCTACCGGGCGCTGACACGCCTGTGCGCCGTACAGGACGTGATCGAAGGGCGCACGCAGCAGCAGACCCTCTCCCTGCCGCTCTCGGGGGACACCCATGAGGCCGTAGACCGCATCAACCAGGTGATGGTGAAGGTGAGCGTGGCCCGCAGTCAGCTGGTGGCTCTGCTCATGGGCCTGAGCGGGAGGGACAGCTGCACCCACCTGTCACGGATCCTGACTGAGATGCAGGTAGAGCTGGACGCTCTGGATGTTTCTGGGAACGCAGCGATCAGAAACTACAGGAAACAGGTTGTGGAGGAGATAAACGGGCTGCTGAAACACCTGGACCTGGAGGGGGAGGGAGACGACACACGCAG gTACGACTTGGCGCAGAACAACTCCATCCGTGAGATCGAGGCCGTGCGAGCTCACGTCTCCCACCTGCGAGAGGGCGTCCTGCGACACTGTGCCATGGCCGATCTCGGCTTCAGACCCAAAGCCGAGCTGCAGAGCCTCCTCACGCATCTGGATCAGGTGGACACGGCCAAGAACCCGTGCATCAGAGAGGCCCGCCGTCGCGCTGTGGTGGAGGTCCAGGCCATCATTACCTTCCTGGATCTCCGTGAGGCCCTAGCCCGCCGCCAGCCGGGCCCCAGCGAGCACCCGTCTCACCGGGCCGTGTGGTTGGTCCTGGGGAGCCTGTCGGACCTTCAGGCCCAGGTGCTGGGCTTCGACGGCAAGCGGGCCGACAAGAGCTACATGatgctggaggagctgctgacCAAACAGCTGCTGGCGCTGGACGCCGTGGACCCACAGGGTGACGAGATGACCAAGGTGGCTCGGAAGCAGGCGGTGAAGTTTGCCCAGAACATTCTCAACTACCTGGACATGAAGACAGACGAGTGGGAGTATTGA
- the trmt61a gene encoding tRNA (adenine(58)-N(1))-methyltransferase catalytic subunit TRMT61A — MSFVEYSDFIQDGDVAIIYLGHDSMMPVKVQQGAQTQTRYGVIRHSTDLIGQRYGSKVTCSKGGWVHVLHPTPELWTVCLPHRTQILYTTDIATITMMLELKPGSIVCESGTGSGSLSHGILRTIAPTGHLHTVEFHQQRAEKVAEEFKEHRVGHLVTVRNQDVCKDGFGVTGVADAVFLDIPSPWEAVGHAKAALKTQGGRLCSFSPCIEQVQRTCEVLTDHGFEEISTMEVLLRVHDVRTVPLPLPDFGPDPSAQTQPETGEEPHPMCSPNPPSITMKTTTPPREMPGHTGYLTFATKPRT, encoded by the exons ATGAGTTTTGTGGAGTACTCAGACTTCATTCAGGACGGGGACGTTGCCATCATTTACCTGGGCCATGACTCCATGATGCCTGTCAAGGTGCAGCAGGGCGCCCAAACGCAGACTCGCTATGGCGTCATTCGCCATTCCACAGACCTGATAGGTCAGCGTTatgggtcaaaggtcacttgCAGCAAAGGCGGGTGGGTGCATGTGCTCCACCCCACACCTGAGCTGTGGACAGTCTGCCTGCCACACCGCACGCAGATCCTCTACACCACGGACATCGCCACCATCACCATGATGCTGGAGCTGAAGCCGGGCTCCATCGTCTGCGAGTCAG gtaCGGGCAGCGGCTCTCTCTCCCACGGCATCCTGCGAACCATCGCCCCCACAGGTCACCTTCACACAGTGGAGTTTCACCAGCAGCGGGCGGAGAAGGTAGCTGAGGAGTTCAAGGAGCACCGGGTGGGACATCTGGTCACCGTCCGGAACCAGGACGTGTGCAAGGATGGGTTTGGAGTGACGGGGGTGGCGGACGCTGTCTTTCTGGACATCCCGAGTCCCTGGGAGGCAGTGGGGCACGCCAAGGCTGCTTTGAAGACACAAG GGGGGCGTCTGTGTTCGTTCTCTCCGTGCATTGAGCAGGTTCAGAGGACGTGCGAGGTGCTGACGGATCATGGTTTTGAGGAGATCAGCACCATGGAGGTCCTGCTGAGAGTCCACGACGTTCGAACTGTCCCTCTTCCGCTGCCCGATTTCGGTCCTGATCCCTCTGCTCAGACTCAGCCGGAAACTGGAGAGGAGCCGCATCCCATGTGCTCCCCAAACCCCCCCTCCATCACCATGAAGACCACCACACCCCCCAGAGAAATGCCAGGTCACACAGGGTACCTCACCTTCGCTACCAAACCGAGAACCTAA
- the ckba gene encoding creatine kinase, brain a — protein sequence MGRETVSYKSGLKPSGRPELLGRCWRFGSCSAGNIGIFVSTAGSSSSQTRQHQGSAMPFGNTHNQTKLKYSPEQEYPDLSKHNNHMAKVLTPAVYERLRSKQTPSGFTLDDVIQTGVDNPGHPFIMTVGCVAGDEETYDVFKELLDPVIQDRHGGYKPTDKHKTDLNPSNLKGGDDLDPNYVLSSRVRTGRSVRGFCLPPHCSRGERRAVEKLSIEALASLTGDLKGKYYALKNMTDAEQQQLIDDHFLFDKPVSPLLLASGMARDWPDARGIWHNDNKTFLVWVNEEDHLRVISMQKGGNMKEVFTRFCTGLTKIESLFKERGHAFMWNEHLGYVLTCPSNLGTGLRAGVHVKLPNMSKHAKFEEVLKRLRLQKRGTGGVDTAAVGGVFDISNADRLGFSEVELVQMVVDGIKLLIEMEKRLEKGQSIDDLIPAQK from the exons ATGGGAAGGGAGACGGTCTCCTATAAATCCGGCCTGAAGCCGTCGGGTCGACCTGAGCTGCTGGGACGCTGCTGGAGGTTCGGGAGCTGCTCGGCTGGAAACATAGGGATCTTTGTGTCGACCGCTGGTAGTAGTAGTTCACAGACCCGACAACACCAG GGATCAGCCATGCCTTTCGGTAACACGCACAACCAGACGAAGCTGAAGTACAGCCCGGAGCAGGAGTACCCGGACCTCAGcaaacacaacaaccacatGGCCAAGGTCCTGACTCCTGCTGTGTACGAGCGGCTGAGGAGCAAACAGACACCCAGCGGATTTACTCTGGATGATGTGATTCAGACCGGGGTTGATAACCCAg gtcaCCCCTTCATTATGACCGTGGGCTGTGTCGCTGGAGATGAGGAGACATACGACGTCTTCAAGGAGCTGCTGGACCCTGTGATCCAGGACAGACACGGAGGATACAAacccacagacaaacacaagacTGACCTCAACCCGAGCAACCTGAAG GGCGGGGATGACCTCGACCCCAACTACGTCCTGAGCTCCCGTGTCCGAACAGGACGCAGCGTCCGCGGCTTCTGCCTGCCCCCACACTGCAGCCGAGGGGAGAGACGCGCTGTGGAGAAGCTCTCCATCGAAG ctctggcCTCCCTGACTGGAGACCTGAAGGGGAAATACTACGCCCTCAAGAACATGACGGAcgctgagcagcagcagctcattgatgaccacttcctgtttgacaAGCCAGTGTCCCCTCTGCTGCTGGCCTCGGGGATGGCCCGTGACTGGCCCGACGCCAGGGGCATCTG GCACAATGATAACAAGACCTTCCTGGTGTGGGTGAACGAGGAGGACCACCTGCGTGTGATCTCCATGCAGAAAGGAGGCAACATGAAGGAAGTGTTCACACGCTTCTGCACTGGTCTCACCAAG ATCGAGAGCCTGTTCAAGGAGAGAGGCCACGCGTTCATGTGGAACGAGCACCTGGGCTATGTCCTCACCTGCCCATCCAACCTGGGCACTGGCCTGCGTGCAGGTGTGCACGTGAAGCTGCCCAACATGAGCAAACACGCCAAGTTTGAGGAGGTTCTCAAGAGGCTGAGGCTCCAGAAACGTGGAACTG GTGGCGTGGACACGGCTGCTGTTGGCGGAGTGTTTGACATTTCTAATGCCGACAGACTGGGCTTCTCTGAGGTGGAGCTGGTGCAGATGGTGGTCGACGGCATCAAGCTGCTGATTGAGATGGAGAAGAGGCTGGAGAAAGGCCAGTCCATCGACGACCTGATACCTGCCCAGAAGTGA